The Deltaproteobacteria bacterium genome window below encodes:
- a CDS encoding sodium-dependent bicarbonate transport family permease: MAESNILQNFLSPPVLFFFLGLLATLAGSDLEIPQPLPKFLSLYLLLAIGFKGGLELHHSGLNTDVLFALGAAMIMAIVVPLYSYFILRIKLSVYDAAAIAATYGSISAVTFITAISYLNNLGISYGGHMVAAMALMKSPAIVIGVILVRGFSQSTNGNGFAWKPIIHEAFFNGSVFLIIGALVIGLATGDEGAKALKPFTDDIFKGMLSFFLLDMGIVAAKRLGDLGSNRWFLTGFGVLMPVANAILAIFIARLLGLSEGDALLFAILCASASYIAVPAAMRLAVPQANPSLYVAMALAITFPFNIIVGIPLYHSLIERLGS, from the coding sequence ATGGCCGAATCCAACATCTTGCAAAACTTTCTGTCGCCGCCGGTGTTGTTTTTCTTTCTTGGGTTGCTGGCCACTCTGGCCGGCTCCGATCTGGAGATCCCGCAACCGCTGCCAAAGTTTCTGTCGCTCTATCTGCTGCTGGCCATCGGCTTCAAGGGCGGCTTAGAGCTGCACCACAGCGGTCTGAACACCGATGTATTATTCGCGCTCGGCGCCGCCATGATCATGGCCATCGTCGTGCCGCTGTATAGCTATTTCATTCTGCGGATAAAATTGAGCGTCTACGATGCCGCCGCCATCGCCGCCACCTACGGCTCGATCAGCGCCGTGACCTTCATCACGGCAATTTCTTATTTGAACAATCTCGGCATTTCCTACGGCGGTCACATGGTGGCTGCCATGGCGTTGATGAAGTCACCGGCCATCGTCATCGGCGTCATCCTAGTGCGCGGCTTCAGCCAATCCACCAACGGCAACGGCTTTGCGTGGAAGCCGATCATTCACGAAGCTTTTTTCAACGGCTCGGTGTTCTTAATCATCGGCGCGCTGGTGATCGGCCTGGCCACCGGCGACGAGGGTGCCAAAGCCTTGAAGCCCTTCACCGACGATATCTTCAAAGGCATGCTGTCATTTTTTCTCCTCGACATGGGCATCGTCGCGGCCAAGCGGCTGGGCGATCTCGGCAGCAACCGTTGGTTTCTCACCGGCTTCGGCGTTTTGATGCCCGTTGCCAATGCCATCCTGGCCATCTTCATAGCCCGCTTGCTCGGGCTCTCCGAAGGCGACGCGCTGCTGTTTGCGATCCTGTGCGCCAGCGCTTCTTACATCGCGGTACCTGCCGCCATGCGGCTAGCGGTGCCGCAAGCCAACCCTAGTCTCTATGTCGCCATGGCATTGGCGATTACCTTTCCGTTTAATATTATCGTGGGCATCCCGCTCTATCACAGCCTCATCGAGCGGCTCGGGAGCTAA
- a CDS encoding monovalent cation/H+ antiporter subunit D family protein, translated as MTALREQAQKEPAGYFHSDQINGSPSGVGYHLAPGLDFKLGADANSVFFVTLSTVLWLLTTLYAIGYMEDSPHRSRFFGFFSMCVSATVGVALAGNLITFLTFYELLTLSTYPLVVHRGTAASMRSGKIYLAYTLSGGTVLLLAVAWLHAIAGPVEFRLTGALADVAKTHPAELRILFAMFVIGLGVKTALVPLHGWLPQAMVAPAPVSSLLHAVAVVKAGAFGIVRLVYDVYGEKTAAELGLLQPLAIAASITIIYGSLRALAQDELKKRLAYSTVSQVSYIVLGAAIVSPLAAIGGIVHLVHQGVMKITMFFSAGNYAETLGIHHISEMNGVGRRMPLTTAAFTVASLAMIGVPPLAGYVAKWYLQTGAIDAGDEWVTLVLAGSSLLNAAYFLPILYRAWFLAPPERWPEEHKFGAGETHWMLLVPPLATAFFVLWFSIFADTPLSALTWARFIAAREYGQ; from the coding sequence ATGACCGCGCTGCGCGAACAGGCGCAAAAAGAGCCGGCCGGCTATTTTCATAGCGATCAGATCAACGGCTCGCCGTCGGGCGTCGGCTATCACCTGGCGCCGGGTCTCGATTTCAAGTTGGGCGCCGACGCCAACTCGGTGTTCTTTGTCACCCTGTCAACGGTGCTCTGGCTGCTGACGACGTTGTATGCCATCGGCTATATGGAAGACTCGCCGCATCGAAGCCGCTTCTTCGGCTTTTTCAGCATGTGCGTCAGCGCCACAGTTGGCGTCGCGCTGGCCGGCAACCTGATTACTTTTTTGACTTTCTACGAGCTGCTCACGCTGTCGACCTATCCGCTAGTCGTGCACCGTGGCACCGCGGCGAGCATGCGCTCGGGAAAAATTTATCTCGCCTACACGCTGAGCGGCGGCACGGTGTTACTGTTAGCCGTTGCTTGGCTTCACGCGATTGCCGGCCCGGTGGAGTTTCGTCTCACCGGCGCGCTCGCCGATGTCGCAAAGACACATCCGGCTGAGCTGCGCATACTGTTCGCCATGTTCGTCATCGGCCTGGGCGTCAAGACCGCCTTGGTACCGCTGCACGGTTGGCTGCCACAGGCGATGGTAGCACCGGCGCCGGTGAGCTCGCTGCTCCATGCCGTGGCGGTCGTCAAGGCCGGCGCCTTTGGCATCGTGCGCCTGGTCTATGACGTCTATGGCGAGAAAACCGCGGCGGAATTGGGGTTGCTGCAACCCTTGGCGATCGCTGCCTCGATCACGATCATCTACGGCTCGCTGCGCGCGTTGGCCCAAGACGAGCTAAAAAAGCGCCTCGCCTACTCGACGGTGAGCCAAGTTTCCTACATCGTCCTCGGCGCCGCCATTGTCAGCCCCCTCGCCGCCATCGGCGGCATCGTCCATCTGGTGCACCAAGGCGTGATGAAGATCACGATGTTTTTCAGTGCCGGCAATTATGCCGAGACCTTAGGCATCCACCACATCAGCGAGATGAATGGCGTCGGCCGGCGAATGCCGCTCACCACCGCGGCTTTTACGGTGGCGTCATTGGCGATGATCGGCGTGCCGCCGCTCGCCGGCTACGTCGCCAAATGGTATCTGCAAACCGGTGCCATCGACGCCGGCGACGAGTGGGTCACACTGGTTTTGGCCGGCAGCAGTCTGCTCAACGCGGCTTACTTCCTGCCTATTCTTTATCGCGCCTGGTTTTTGGCACCGCCGGAGCGCTGGCCCGAGGAGCATAAATTCGGCGCCGGCGAAACCCATTGGATGCTGCTCGTGCCACCGCTCGCAACCGCCTTCTTCGTCTTGTGGTTTAGCATCTTCGCCGATACACCGCTGAGCGCGCTCACCTGGGCGCGCTTTATCGCCGCCCGGGAGTACGGCCAATGA